The proteins below come from a single Periophthalmus magnuspinnatus isolate fPerMag1 chromosome 7, fPerMag1.2.pri, whole genome shotgun sequence genomic window:
- the LOC117373625 gene encoding 6-phosphofructo-2-kinase/fructose-2,6-bisphosphatase-like isoform X1 encodes MSVKTRHEAQNTPEEPRMNGAAVITQARSEVQLPGGVERTVRLQRRTHASVPQFTNSPTMIVMVGLPARGKTYISKKLTRYLNWIGVSTKVFNVGQYRRDATKTYNSYEFFRPDNSEAMKIRRACAITALKDVCDYFSREMGQVAVFDATNTTPDRRDLILSFAKENGYKVFFVESICDDPEIIEENIKQVKLSSPDYVDCDKDEAVEDFLKRIECYKQNYVPLDDQKDRSLSYIKIFNVGSRYLVNHVQDHIQSRIVYYLMNIHVTPRAIFLSRHGESELNLLGRIGGDSGLSARGSKYAQALGKYMSGQNIKDLKVWTSHMKRTIQTAEALGVPYEQWKALNEIDAGVCEEMTYEEIQEHHPEEFALRDQDKYRYRYPKGESYEDLVHRLEPVIMELERQENVLVICHQAVMRCLLAYFLDKSADELPYLKCPLHTVLKLTPVAYGCKVESIYLNIEAVNTHRDRPVNVDVDRDPEEALGTVPEHI; translated from the exons ATGAGCGTCAAAACACGGCACGAGGCTCAAAATACACCGGAGGAGCCGAGGATGAACGGAGCCGCGGTGATTACGCAAGCCCGGAGCGAAGTGCAGCTGCCGGGGGGAGTGGAGAGGACGGTCCGGTTACAGAGGCGGACGCACG CGTCTGTTCCTCAGTTCACAAACTCCCCGACTATGATCGTGATGGTGGGGCTGCCTGCCAGAGGGAAGACCTACATCTCCAAGAAGCTCACCAGGTACCTCAACTGGATCGGGGTCTCCACCAAAG TGTTTAACGTGGGCCAGTACCGAAGAGACGCCACTAAAACCTACAACAGCTACGAGTTCTTCAGACCAGACAACTCTGAGGCCATGAAGATCCGCAG GGCCTGTGCCATCACTGCTCTGAAGGACGTGTGCGATTACTTCAGCAGAGAAATGGGACAAGTTGCG GTTTTCGACGCCACAAACACGACCCCTGACCGTAGAGACCTCATCCTCAGCTTCGCCAAAGAAAATGGATACAAG GTTTTCTTTGTGGAGTCCATATGTGATGACCCTGAAATAATCGAAGAGAACATTAAA CAGGTGAAGCTGAGCAGTCCAGACTATGTGGACTGTGACAAAGACGAGGCCGTGGAGGACTTCCTCAAGAGGATCGAGTGTTACAAACAGAACTATGTGCCCCTGGACGACCAGAAGGACAG gAGTCTTTCGTACATAAAGATCTTTAACGTGGGGAGTCGGTACCTTGTGAACCACGTCCAGGACCACATCCAGAGCAGGATCGTGTACTACCTCATGAACATCCACGTCACCCCTCGCGCCATTTTCCTGAGCCGACACGGAGAGAGCGAACTCAACCTGCTCGGGAGGATCGGAGGAGACTCGGGCCTGTCAGCACGAGGGAGCAAG taTGCTCAGGCTTTGGGGAAGTACATGAGTGGTCAGAATATTAAGGACCTGAAGGTTTGGACCAGTCACATGAAGAGGACCATCCAGACGGCCGAGGCTCTGGGAGTGCCATACGAGCAGTGGAAGGCCCTCAACGAGATCGATGCC ggagtgtgtgaggagATGACCTACGAGGAGATACAAGAGCACCACCCTGAGGAGTTTGCTCTGAGGGACCAGGACAAATATCGATACCGATATCCCAAAGGagag TCGTATGAAGACCTGGTTCATCGCCTGGAGCCTGTGATCATGGAGCTGGAGCGTCAGGAGAACGTTCTTGTCATCTGTCATCAGGCTGTGATGAGGTGTCTGCTCGCGTACTTCCTTGACAAGAGCGCCG ATGAGCTGCCGTACCTGAAGTGCCCTCTCCACACAGTCCTGAAGCTCACTCCAGTGGCTTACG GTTGTAAAGTGGAGTCCATTTACCTGAACATAGAAGCGGTGAACACACACCGAGACAGACCAGTG
- the LOC117373625 gene encoding 6-phosphofructo-2-kinase/fructose-2,6-bisphosphatase-like isoform X3 yields the protein MERVLKPSAAPVRRTRRRCESTASVPQFTNSPTMIVMVGLPARGKTYISKKLTRYLNWIGVSTKVFNVGQYRRDATKTYNSYEFFRPDNSEAMKIRRACAITALKDVCDYFSREMGQVAVFDATNTTPDRRDLILSFAKENGYKVFFVESICDDPEIIEENIKQVKLSSPDYVDCDKDEAVEDFLKRIECYKQNYVPLDDQKDRSLSYIKIFNVGSRYLVNHVQDHIQSRIVYYLMNIHVTPRAIFLSRHGESELNLLGRIGGDSGLSARGSKYAQALGKYMSGQNIKDLKVWTSHMKRTIQTAEALGVPYEQWKALNEIDAGVCEEMTYEEIQEHHPEEFALRDQDKYRYRYPKGESYEDLVHRLEPVIMELERQENVLVICHQAVMRCLLAYFLDKSADELPYLKCPLHTVLKLTPVAYGCKVESIYLNIEAVNTHRDRPVNVDVDRDPEEALGTVPEHI from the exons ATGGAGAGAGTGTTGAAGCCCAGTGCAGCGCCCGTGAGGCGGACCCGGAGACGCTgcgagagcacag CGTCTGTTCCTCAGTTCACAAACTCCCCGACTATGATCGTGATGGTGGGGCTGCCTGCCAGAGGGAAGACCTACATCTCCAAGAAGCTCACCAGGTACCTCAACTGGATCGGGGTCTCCACCAAAG TGTTTAACGTGGGCCAGTACCGAAGAGACGCCACTAAAACCTACAACAGCTACGAGTTCTTCAGACCAGACAACTCTGAGGCCATGAAGATCCGCAG GGCCTGTGCCATCACTGCTCTGAAGGACGTGTGCGATTACTTCAGCAGAGAAATGGGACAAGTTGCG GTTTTCGACGCCACAAACACGACCCCTGACCGTAGAGACCTCATCCTCAGCTTCGCCAAAGAAAATGGATACAAG GTTTTCTTTGTGGAGTCCATATGTGATGACCCTGAAATAATCGAAGAGAACATTAAA CAGGTGAAGCTGAGCAGTCCAGACTATGTGGACTGTGACAAAGACGAGGCCGTGGAGGACTTCCTCAAGAGGATCGAGTGTTACAAACAGAACTATGTGCCCCTGGACGACCAGAAGGACAG gAGTCTTTCGTACATAAAGATCTTTAACGTGGGGAGTCGGTACCTTGTGAACCACGTCCAGGACCACATCCAGAGCAGGATCGTGTACTACCTCATGAACATCCACGTCACCCCTCGCGCCATTTTCCTGAGCCGACACGGAGAGAGCGAACTCAACCTGCTCGGGAGGATCGGAGGAGACTCGGGCCTGTCAGCACGAGGGAGCAAG taTGCTCAGGCTTTGGGGAAGTACATGAGTGGTCAGAATATTAAGGACCTGAAGGTTTGGACCAGTCACATGAAGAGGACCATCCAGACGGCCGAGGCTCTGGGAGTGCCATACGAGCAGTGGAAGGCCCTCAACGAGATCGATGCC ggagtgtgtgaggagATGACCTACGAGGAGATACAAGAGCACCACCCTGAGGAGTTTGCTCTGAGGGACCAGGACAAATATCGATACCGATATCCCAAAGGagag TCGTATGAAGACCTGGTTCATCGCCTGGAGCCTGTGATCATGGAGCTGGAGCGTCAGGAGAACGTTCTTGTCATCTGTCATCAGGCTGTGATGAGGTGTCTGCTCGCGTACTTCCTTGACAAGAGCGCCG ATGAGCTGCCGTACCTGAAGTGCCCTCTCCACACAGTCCTGAAGCTCACTCCAGTGGCTTACG GTTGTAAAGTGGAGTCCATTTACCTGAACATAGAAGCGGTGAACACACACCGAGACAGACCAGTG
- the LOC117373625 gene encoding 6-phosphofructo-2-kinase/fructose-2,6-bisphosphatase-like isoform X2: MSKGHVSLTQNPLEKTWVPWMKNRLSKRRGSSVPQFTNSPTMIVMVGLPARGKTYISKKLTRYLNWIGVSTKVFNVGQYRRDATKTYNSYEFFRPDNSEAMKIRRACAITALKDVCDYFSREMGQVAVFDATNTTPDRRDLILSFAKENGYKVFFVESICDDPEIIEENIKQVKLSSPDYVDCDKDEAVEDFLKRIECYKQNYVPLDDQKDRSLSYIKIFNVGSRYLVNHVQDHIQSRIVYYLMNIHVTPRAIFLSRHGESELNLLGRIGGDSGLSARGSKYAQALGKYMSGQNIKDLKVWTSHMKRTIQTAEALGVPYEQWKALNEIDAGVCEEMTYEEIQEHHPEEFALRDQDKYRYRYPKGESYEDLVHRLEPVIMELERQENVLVICHQAVMRCLLAYFLDKSADELPYLKCPLHTVLKLTPVAYGCKVESIYLNIEAVNTHRDRPVNVDVDRDPEEALGTVPEHI, encoded by the exons ATGTCAAAGGGGCATGTTTCACTCACCCAAAACCCACTGGAGAAAACGTGGGTACCATGGATGAAAAACAGACTGAGCAAAAGGAGAGGAT CGTCTGTTCCTCAGTTCACAAACTCCCCGACTATGATCGTGATGGTGGGGCTGCCTGCCAGAGGGAAGACCTACATCTCCAAGAAGCTCACCAGGTACCTCAACTGGATCGGGGTCTCCACCAAAG TGTTTAACGTGGGCCAGTACCGAAGAGACGCCACTAAAACCTACAACAGCTACGAGTTCTTCAGACCAGACAACTCTGAGGCCATGAAGATCCGCAG GGCCTGTGCCATCACTGCTCTGAAGGACGTGTGCGATTACTTCAGCAGAGAAATGGGACAAGTTGCG GTTTTCGACGCCACAAACACGACCCCTGACCGTAGAGACCTCATCCTCAGCTTCGCCAAAGAAAATGGATACAAG GTTTTCTTTGTGGAGTCCATATGTGATGACCCTGAAATAATCGAAGAGAACATTAAA CAGGTGAAGCTGAGCAGTCCAGACTATGTGGACTGTGACAAAGACGAGGCCGTGGAGGACTTCCTCAAGAGGATCGAGTGTTACAAACAGAACTATGTGCCCCTGGACGACCAGAAGGACAG gAGTCTTTCGTACATAAAGATCTTTAACGTGGGGAGTCGGTACCTTGTGAACCACGTCCAGGACCACATCCAGAGCAGGATCGTGTACTACCTCATGAACATCCACGTCACCCCTCGCGCCATTTTCCTGAGCCGACACGGAGAGAGCGAACTCAACCTGCTCGGGAGGATCGGAGGAGACTCGGGCCTGTCAGCACGAGGGAGCAAG taTGCTCAGGCTTTGGGGAAGTACATGAGTGGTCAGAATATTAAGGACCTGAAGGTTTGGACCAGTCACATGAAGAGGACCATCCAGACGGCCGAGGCTCTGGGAGTGCCATACGAGCAGTGGAAGGCCCTCAACGAGATCGATGCC ggagtgtgtgaggagATGACCTACGAGGAGATACAAGAGCACCACCCTGAGGAGTTTGCTCTGAGGGACCAGGACAAATATCGATACCGATATCCCAAAGGagag TCGTATGAAGACCTGGTTCATCGCCTGGAGCCTGTGATCATGGAGCTGGAGCGTCAGGAGAACGTTCTTGTCATCTGTCATCAGGCTGTGATGAGGTGTCTGCTCGCGTACTTCCTTGACAAGAGCGCCG ATGAGCTGCCGTACCTGAAGTGCCCTCTCCACACAGTCCTGAAGCTCACTCCAGTGGCTTACG GTTGTAAAGTGGAGTCCATTTACCTGAACATAGAAGCGGTGAACACACACCGAGACAGACCAGTG